One genomic segment of Candidatus Deferrimicrobium sp. includes these proteins:
- a CDS encoding YebC/PmpR family DNA-binding transcriptional regulator yields MSGHNKWSSIKHKKGKADALRGRAFTKITREIITAAKIGGGDPEGNARLRAAILAAKAVNMPNDNISRAVKKGTGELEGVSYEEYMYEGYGPSGVAVLVKVLTDNKNRTVADLRHTFTKYNGNLGETGCVNWMFGKKGSISVLKESVGEEKLMEIALDLGADDVDNDPESHEFEVRCEPEVFEDVKKGLEEKGVKISSAEVAMVPQTTVHLEGKPAETMLKMMNALEESDDVQNVWANFDISDEDMEAFG; encoded by the coding sequence ATGTCCGGACACAATAAATGGAGCTCGATCAAGCACAAAAAGGGGAAGGCCGACGCCCTCCGGGGCAGGGCGTTCACCAAGATCACCCGGGAGATCATCACCGCCGCGAAGATCGGCGGCGGCGATCCGGAGGGGAACGCACGTTTGCGGGCCGCGATCCTGGCCGCCAAGGCGGTCAACATGCCCAACGACAACATCTCCCGGGCGGTCAAGAAGGGGACCGGCGAGCTCGAAGGGGTCTCGTACGAGGAGTACATGTACGAAGGGTACGGGCCCAGCGGCGTCGCTGTGCTGGTGAAGGTCCTCACCGACAACAAGAACCGCACGGTCGCCGATCTCCGGCACACGTTCACGAAATACAACGGCAACCTCGGCGAGACGGGGTGCGTCAACTGGATGTTCGGCAAGAAAGGGTCGATCAGCGTCCTGAAGGAGTCCGTCGGGGAGGAGAAACTGATGGAGATCGCGCTCGACCTCGGCGCCGACGACGTCGACAACGATCCCGAATCCCACGAATTCGAGGTTCGGTGCGAGCCGGAAGTCTTCGAGGATGTCAAGAAGGGGCTGGAGGAGAAGGGCGTGAAGATCTCCTCGGCCGAAGTGGCCATGGTTCCCCAGACCACGGTGCATCTCGAGGGGAAGCCCGCCGAAACGATGCTCAAGATGATGAACGCCCTCGAGGAGTCCGACGATGTCCAGAACGTCTGGGCGAACTTCGACATCTCCGACGAGGATATGGAGGCGTTCGGCTAA